The genomic segment TTTCTGGAAGAGGTCTAGTGGCTAGAGCTCCCGAGTCCTAATTGGCCCATCTCCCCCTGTGGAGAGATGAAAATAAGGCTTAGCAGCCAGATTCTGGGATCCCTTGGTCACAGTGATCTTTTAGGGGTTCGAAGATGCAAAGTCACTCTAGCAGTGGGAGGTTCTGGAGAGCTTGACTCCTGGATTCTACTTCTAGCCATTGGCGGCTCCTAAAGGTTGGGGTCCCAAAACAGGACTTCTCTCCCCACGTGCGAAAGGGCCAGGTAGTTCATGCAGTAGGGAGTTCCTTTGCCGAATGCTTACTCTGCcttctcaatcaatcaatcgacctttattggcacatACTGAGAAACAACATAAACAGTGCACAAAAATTATCTTGTCTATACACTTTCAGTTTGAATATAatttaaactttggtcctagtcttgacaacttccatcaggaATTTCTGCCACCTTTAATGCGACTCCAGGAATAGAACCATTCATTAAAAACTGGCATACGgaggattcttggctagatttaaTTTTAAACCTGCCTTCTCCTTCCGCCTCTAGTTACCGGCTCGGAATACGAGACGATGCTGACTGAAATCATGTCGATGGGCTATGAGCGAGAACGGGTGGTGGCGGCACTCCGGGCCAGCTACAACAACCCTCACCGGGCTGTGGAGTACTTGCTAACGGTGAGGAGACCGTTGGCGCTGGTCTTGTTAGCTGTTTAAGACCTTTCTCCTCTTCCAAAGGAGAGAGGGTTTTGTGGGTTATGGAGCCCTGGTTTCTGGCTTCCGTTCCTCTCGCTGGTTTTCTCTAATCTTTTTCTGCCTTACAATACTGTGTCCCTTTCTCTGGCTTTGGCAATTTGAAATAGGCATGGCGACATGCTTCCTGGGCCACACCCTGTTGGAAGGGGGGCATTGAAATGGGCGTGGCGATGGCTGGCGCATCCTTCCTGCTAGCATAGCTTAGAGGATGCCACGCTACTTGGGAGGTTAgctgagatcttgcaaagggCATCATGGGTACTGTGCATGAAGGATAGTAGGAAATGCTTGTTCTGTgcacttaggcagatcatgagagggagggcaggaagggttgcatcaatgaacacatgaagctgccttctcctgaatcagacccttggtccatcaaagtcactattatctaagaccggcagcggctctccagggtctcaggcaggggtctttcacatcacctacttgcccagtccctttacctggagatgccggggattgaacctgggactttctgcatgccaagcagatgctctaccactgagccacagcccctccccaaatgtttgGCTCTTGTAGCCCTTTCCTacctgcccagggtaatgccaaccaccactttggggtcaaggaggaattttcctccagggcagattggctggggatcctggaggattttttggggggccatcttctgggcatggagtaggggtccctgggtgtgtgaggggggtagtttggaatttcctgcattgtgcaggggttggtctagatgacactggtgatcccttccaactctgtgattctaagtcgGGGCTGAATGCTGGGTGGCGGTCACAGCAAAGTTGTGATATAGCACTTGCATCCCTCCTCATTTGTCAGTGGGTAGCTTTAGatctgactcaataaaagaagccacggctgtcagtttgcaagacctgagccaggctgtcaatgttaggacgtttgggaggtcactaattcatagggtcgttgtaagtcggaagtgacttaacagcactcaCACACGTACAGAGCTTTAGATCTGCATTAATATTTCAGTGTGACACAAAGGGTAAAGCGAGTTAATATTGTGTGGTTCTCATCTACCCTGGCTCCGCGTCCCCCACCCCGTATTTCTTGCAGCAGATGCTAGAAGTCCACCTCTCCCCGCAATAAGGAGTCCCTTGTGGTATTCTCTGCAGGAGCcatgactcgggggggggggttcttagtgATTTTGGGGGCCCAGAATCATTGTCGCCTAACCTGTTCACGCTACCACAGCTCCGTGCACTCCAGGCCCCGCGGCCCTCACCCTGTGCGGGGTTGGCGGGAGCCACAGCAGGCCGGCAGCCCAGCAGGCCGGTGAGCACAAGCAGCTGCCGACGCAAGTCGATGGCAGCAAAAGCCTGTGCAGAGTTAAGCGTGCCTCAGTTGcacaggcctggaaagggctgttTAAAATTTGCTgggtttccctttcccttctgccAGTGGGGCATTCCATCTGCTCCCACCCATCTCCTAACAATGTAGTGGTGTTAAACAAAAACAACCACAACACGTGTCAGctgccagcgttgtgtagtggttaggagcagtggactcaaatctggagaaccgggtttgattccccactcctccacatgggtgtcggactctaatctggagaaccaggttcgattccctgctcctccccatgagttgcggactctaatctggagaaccgggtttgattccccattcctccacatgagcggcggaggctaatctggtgaactggatttgtttccccgctcctccacatgaagccagctgggtgaccttgggccagtcacagttctttcagaactctctcagccccacctgcctcacaaggtgtctgttgtggggaggggaagggaaagtgattgtaagctgctttgagactccttaaaggttgagtaaagtggggtataaaaaccaactcttctgctgctgctggtgcGCATTTTTTGCTGGCTGCAAAGGGATAAGAAAAGGAAACGGGAAGTTGAGGATATAGGTACTTGCCAGAAGAAGAGCaatagcctggggaggggaatacaggggaaagtaagGGGCTCCATGCAGATCCCTGCAGGTTCTCCTCTGTGCAGCTGGGCCCAGCTCGACAGCCAGGCTGGCTCACCATAACTGGGCCAGACTTTTCcttgggagaggctgccagggggagggaagaagggaaagttgaagatggggggtgggcagataaaggtaagttggctggtgggtgggaaggggagcagaaagcaggaaaagtGGGGGGAGAGCCTTTGGGGACTTTCAGGGAGacaggaaatagtgagggaggggaaatTAAATGCCCCCCACTTGTCTAGAGGTgtttgaagaattttctaacagagtggttcctcagtggaacaggcttcctcgagaagtggtgggctctccttccctggaggtctttaagcagaggctacatggccatctgtcagcaatgctgattctatgaccttaggcagatcgtgagagggagggcaccctggccatcttctgggcatggagtaggggtctctgggtgtgtgtgtgtgtgtgtgaggtagtgaatttcctgccttgtgcagggggttggactagatggccctggtggtcccttccaactctatgattctataaaatgtGTCTTGACAAATTTCTGCACCCAactgcaccccaccccccatcctccCGGAATTTCTGTAACAAGAAGCAGATCCTGCCTGCACTTGGGCTGGTTTAGGAGCACGTGTGAATAATCTCAAGTCTACTGGTCACTCGATCAGTCAAAATGTGTCTGGGGAGAGGAGTCTGGAAAAGCACCCAAGACAGAAATGGTTCCATGATTAACTCCGCTTCTCTTGGCGTCGCAGGGAATCCCAGGCAGCCCGGAACCAGAGAGCGCCCCCCTCCAGGAGAGCCAGCCCCAAGAGCAGCCAGCCCCGGAAGGTGGGTTGCCTTCCCCTCGCTTCCATGTCGGTAGATTCCTGGAGGTATTggttgggggaagggggattAAGCATTGGCGATAGCGGGGACTCCTGCAGTTGGGCAAACACCTTCCCTCGCTCTTCCCTTCCtgtactcttcccccccccccggtccatccCCAGTTTGCTGCTGCAAATGGGGTGGTGGGGGGTATGATGCTTCAGGGTAACGCGGACCGCTCTTGGGTGCATGAGCTCTAACACCTCCTGGGCCCTACAGGAGAGAATCCTCTCGAGTTTCTGCGAGACCAGCCCCAGTTCCAGAACATGCGGCAGGTGATCCAGCAGAACCCTGCGCTGCTCCCAGCTCTGCTCCAGCAGTTGGGCCAAGAAAACCCTCAGCTGCTGCAGGTGAATGACCGGGGCGGGGGTGGGCTGTGGGGCTCCATTCAGTGTCTCATGCGTCTGGAGGCAGCACTGAGGTTAAAACTGAGATGTCTGCCTTTGCCCGCTATATTTGTGCAGACCAGATCAGATCCTGCCCTTTCCGCccagagctcagggtggtgtacgtGGTCCCTTCCCTTCTGTCTTATCCTCACAACGTTCCTgggagtttttatttatttattggctggATTTGCgccctgcctttttccccagtgggggacccaaagcGACTACCGTcgttccttctccattttatcctctcgacaaccccgtgaggtaagctaggctgagagagcatgacttgcccaaggtcgtcAGCAagcttagaatagaatcatagagttggaagggaccaccagggtcatctagtccaaccccctgcacaatgcaggaaattcacaactacctcccgcacacacccccagtgacccctactccatgcccagaagatggccaaggtgtgccctccctctcatgatctgcctaaagcactgctgacagatggccatctagcctcttcttaaaaacctgcagggaaggagagctcaccacctcttgaGGTGGGTctacccagatcctagttcaacgctctaaccactacaccatgttggctctccagTGAGTTAGACCAACCGTtcctggcctaaagtcaccccaTGAGCATCACAGCAGAGGAAGGATTTTTTGAACCCCACTCTCAGAGGTCATAGCCCAGGGCTTTAACCGCTGCAGCGCTCTGGCTTGCCTGAATCAAGCGTGGGCAAACTCCAGCTCTGACTGCTGAGTTGGTGTTGGGCTCAAGAGGGCTGTTGCAGAGAAAAACAGAGAACCTGTTGAGGGTGCCGATGGAGGGGCAGGGCAGCTgtctggacccccccccctcagccttcCTCCCAAGTTTCCCTTGAAAGCACGTCTGTGATACTTCGTGACCTCCTGACATGGTGAGGAACAAGGGATGGGGTGCTTCCGGGGAATAACTGACCgcctcctcatagaatcatagagttggaagggaccaccagggtcatctagtccaaccccctgcacaatgtaggaaattcacaacctcccccgctccacactcccagtgacccctactccatgcccagaagatggccagggtgccctccctctcatgaactgcctaaggtcacagaatcagcattgctgacggatggccatctagcctctgcttaaaaacctccaggtaaggagcacttaccacctcctgaggaagcctgttccactgaggaactgctctgtttaaaaattcttcctaattcttcctcctcctccagcaaatCAGCCAGCATCAAGAACAGTTCATCCAGATGCTCAATGAACCCTTGGGCGAAATGGCTGATGTGGCGGACATCGAAGGGGAGATGGGGGCCATCGGGGAAGAAGCCCCTCAGATGAATTACATCCAAGTCACGCCTCAGGAAAAAGAAGCCATAGAAAGGGTAAAAGTgcccggctggggagagggtGGGACCCCCCCTTTGCTCTCTCCGGTGGAGGGGTGGCACAGCTTCCTGGCCACAGGTGGGGCCCGTTGTTTAGAGGGGCCCGGGGCCCGTTTGGAGGGATGGGCTGAATGCTCTGGAGCTCGATGGCGCAAGAGCTGCCTGGGAGGAGGTGGGGCCAGGGATTGTCAGCATGGCAGAGGAGGCCGTGCTGCATCGTGAGCTCCTCTGAAGCGGGGGTCTGCATCCTCTGCCCACCGCCTCATGCCTGTGCACCACCCACACCAGCCATGCCTGAATTCTGCACAGAATCCCATCTGCTGGTCTGGAAATCTGTTGCTTGAGTCAGCAGAATTTTGGGGCTCAGCTGCACTTTCTCCTCTGATCATATCAtaaactcatagagttggaagggaccaccagggtcatctagtccaacctcctgcacaatgcaggaaattcacaactacctcccgcccccatccccagtgacccctactccatgcccagaaggccaagatgccctccctctcatcatctgcctaaagtggATAGCTCTTGTAGACTCTGAAAGGCTTTTGCTATGGAGTTGCGTGCTGCTGGATGAGAACTGGGGAATGGGGTTACCCGACGGTTGCCCCCTCTGGATAGAGAAATTCCTGGCCATTTGGGTCGgagctggggaaggcagggtttggagagaggagggacgtcCGTGGGGGATCGTGTAATgtggccaactctggcttggggatTTGTTGGAGATGAGGGCGTGACGTTTCAGgatggcaaggtttggggagggacctcagaaggttagagtgtcatacagtccaaagcagccattttctctgtcgtctggagatacAGTTGGAATTCCGggcgatctccaggcctcacctggaagccaGCAACCCTAGGCTAACCTGATGTGAGTCTGCAAAGGAGGCCAGGCAGAATCTGTGACCCTGGATCGCTGCAGGCCTGGCTTGAGGGTTTGAAATGTTGCCTCCTTAAAACGGCACCATGGGAACCCAGATGCTAAACCAAGTCCCCTCTGTTGCGTGGCATTTTGTGTCTGCAAAGTCAGGGAAACAGAGTCTTGTCCGAAGGCCATTTGTGCCAGCATCTTCTTATGGGGAGAAGCATTGCTGGACGTGGCAGTCCGTGCCCCGAAGAGGGGAGTTCCAGCCAGAGCTTGGCAGACGTCCTGGTTGTTGGTCCCTtccaaagaaaaagggggaaactaGGAGTGAGCATTTCCGTTGAGGAGatgctgaatttttttctttctctcctctctccccctttctttctctccccccccccccccagttaaaggCCCTGGGCTTCCCGGAGAGCTTGGTGATCCAGGCCTATTTCGCCTGCGAGAAGAACGAGAACCTGGCAGCCAACTTCCTGCTGAGTCAGAACTTTGATGACGAGTGATAAAAGGAAAAGAGTTTTATATAAAATTCTCTatataaatattcatttatttaaagggGGGGCATGTGTTGGGGGCAAACGGGTGGTGGCGGTGGTGAGATTTTTAGAATGTCCCAGGCCAAATGGTTGGCTTGGAGGGAAATACTCTGGCTTGGAGGCCGGGCAGTTGGGGGGAAAAGCAGAACAAACAgaccctcctcttctcctcccccaaagAGCAGCTGCCTCatcccacacgcacacacgcaggaGCCTTTGGGCTGGCAGGCAGGCTGTGGAGGGAAAAGGCGACACAGCAGATGGGTCCTGTTGGATCTCCTCCCGCCACAGCCGCTTGCCTGTGTGCAAACAGATTGCTCTTTTGTTTGCAAATCCCGCCCGTCCCCACCTTCAGCGGAGTCTTGTCAGGgggccgacccccccccccccgcaggtttTGCTGCCAGCCTCCGAACTAAGCCCCACCGTCCATCCAGCAAACAGCTTGTGCTGGGTGGGCAGCCGGCCTGCTGACGAACTGATCCGTGGCTGCGAGGAAGAGGCCATGCCACGGCGGAAGGAGGGGTGTGCAAAGtcacatccacccacccacccccggccacGTCCTCTGCTAAGCTGCCGCCCCCTGTGTACGTGCAgcgcaggccccccccccccaaattcattCTGGAAGAAGCGGAAATCAGGGCTGGGGAACGAATTCCCTTTAGGGTCGGCCAGTTTGAAATCCGGGGCTCTTCGTGGCTGTTCTCTCCTTCTCCAGCATCCATCCCTGACCTCTGGCCAGCTGCGGCGCAGAACCAGGGGTTAGACTGGACCTCCCTTTGGCTCCCAGATGCTGCCTGAGCAGGATTAGCCTCCCCAGGAGGCCCGTCGCCCCGCACGACCGACTCTGATCTTTTAACATTGAGGTCTTGGGACTTGCAAACCTAATGCGATACTtgagaaaattaatttttttttttttttttttttttttacaaaacccttCATCCGGCGAATCTCTTAAAATTGCTCTCTTGGGACGAATCCCTTTTGAATGAAACCCTGTTTTAAAAATTACTTCCGTGTTCTGGCGGTTTCAAGGAAACTTAATATTTTTTGAGTATTAACCTGATTTACGTGTTGTTGGAAAGGATTCTTGTATTTCAAGGaccttttttgttcttaaagcCTGGTGGTTGACGGGGGCACAAAATCTCTGTGTTAGACATTTGGGAGGGAGATCATTTTTTaatttgtggggagggagaataaTTTCGCCAATTCTCTTTTTAGAGAAATGCGTAGCAAGAAAAGTCCTGTTTTAACGTACATTTCTGAAGCTTGAGTTTAGATTGGCAAGAACATATCCTGATTGACCTCATAAAGAGGTTAGTCTAATGTTTGGCCTTTCTGATCTCTGATATCcattgaaatttatttttaatactgAAGCTGCCAGAGACTTCCTTGGTTGAGATCACTCGCTGCCCTAATATGGGGATATTGGTCAAATATATTTCTGGTTCAAACGTTAATAAAACTCTCCGTTGTCACCTGTTAAGCCCCCGTTTCCTTTGCTAAACCCTGCAATTGCCTGCTGCCTCTCTcttttcacccccaccccccattccgtTCCCATCTGGGAGTCCTCCTCTTCCCTCAGCAAATGTCCACCACGAAGAGATCCAGAGTATTGCCTCTATGCCTCTGAAATAAATTTTGAAGCCATAAGTTACTGCTGAATTGTGTGA from the Euleptes europaea isolate rEulEur1 chromosome 1, rEulEur1.hap1, whole genome shotgun sequence genome contains:
- the RAD23A gene encoding UV excision repair protein RAD23 homolog A, which encodes MAVTVTLKTLQQQTFKIRMEPDETVRVLKEKIEAEKGKDAFPVSGQKLIYAGKILSDDVPIKEYKIDEKNFVVVMVTKNKSGSGAPVPSPSDAAPSSECTPPSGPSVAPAAATAPLSEEPPPEESMTVSPLETTVGSVPSSGSMGREDDAASTLVTGSEYETMLTEIMSMGYERERVVAALRASYNNPHRAVEYLLTGIPGSPEPESAPLQESQPQEQPAPEGENPLEFLRDQPQFQNMRQVIQQNPALLPALLQQLGQENPQLLQQISQHQEQFIQMLNEPLGEMADVADIEGEMGAIGEEAPQMNYIQVTPQEKEAIERLKALGFPESLVIQAYFACEKNENLAANFLLSQNFDDE